The genomic window ATTTAATATTATTGGTTAAACCGCACAACTCCGCATAGCCAATCCCAATCGCATCAATAGGATCGTCTTTCCCTGGGATGCCGCTTATCATGGAATAAAACATAGCAGTTACTCCAATGGATAAGAACCGATTCTTTACAGAAACTAACATAGCTGATTCGCCAACGATATTTGATGTTGCAGATGTATCACCAGCAGATAAACCTCTGCCTGAAGTTTCATATCCTATAGCAGTTGAGACATTGCTTGGAGCCGGCAGAACTCAGCAAAAAATTGAATCTTGCTCGCAATATCGGGGAAAGCTTGTCAAGTTTGTTAGCTTCCATCCATTGGTTGAAGCATTTCACCACGCTTACAACGATCATCGCCCCCTATGTTTATCGCCGGATATGATTTGGCTGTCAATCGCTCAGGGATTAGCAAATCACATTAATGCAAATTCCGAGCAACTCAGATCCAAATTTGTTAACCATGAGGGTAAGGTTCTAATTGAAGTTAAACGGGATGATTTTTGTAAGGGATCGCCAGAAAATCCTTGGAGCGAAGTCTTTGGAGAATTTTCAACGACAATTCGGCAACATATTGGAGAAGCAACACACGATCTCCTCATGCCGAGTTTTTCAACGACTGGTTTAATCGAGAAGGCAGCCGCAGAAATTGTTCTCTTAGATGCGATGCAGTGCTACTTCTCTTATCGTTTCACCACGGCTTGTGGAATTCCTAAAATCAAGCTTGAAGGTACAGTTGACGACTGGCAGAAATTGCTGAAACGGACAAAAGAGCTAGCTCAGTTCAAACTTGAATGGTGGATTAATCCATTGATTCCTATCCTGGAAGAGTTTATCGCTGCTGCACGGGGTAAGCCCAATAAAGAGTTTTGGCAGTCGGCATACAAGCTAAACAATCCAGGGAGTGGAGGGACATACATAACGGGTTGGATAGCAGCCTTCTTTCCTTACCTGAAAGATTTGCAAACTGGCAAAGCGAGTCATCCAAATCATTGGTTGAGAGCAGGAGGGATGGATCTAGAGGCGTTACT from Lusitaniella coriacea LEGE 07157 includes these protein-coding regions:
- a CDS encoding DUF4419 domain-containing protein; translation: MDKNRFFTETNIADSPTIFDVADVSPADKPLPEVSYPIAVETLLGAGRTQQKIESCSQYRGKLVKFVSFHPLVEAFHHAYNDHRPLCLSPDMIWLSIAQGLANHINANSEQLRSKFVNHEGKVLIEVKRDDFCKGSPENPWSEVFGEFSTTIRQHIGEATHDLLMPSFSTTGLIEKAAAEIVLLDAMQCYFSYRFTTACGIPKIKLEGTVDDWQKLLKRTKELAQFKLEWWINPLIPILEEFIAAARGKPNKEFWQSAYKLNNPGSGGTYITGWIAAFFPYLKDLQTGKASHPNHWLRAGGMDLEALLYPIEDRAYRGLQTIDFPSGLAKAPFTWDYFSQTYNMEFLGGFVGVKQDANDLFLRPEIGWVVREVTTSSSPRSHSG